The Paracholeplasma brassicae genome includes the window CGCACTAGTTGCGAGTGCTTATTGGATTATACACATTTTAAATGCGAGTCATTTAGAAAAATTATTTAAACCGAATCACATTTGGCAAATACGTTCGAGTTATGTTGTAATTGCACTTGGATTTGGTCACTTATTGGCCCAAATGGTTGTGCAAATATTCAATTTATTTTAAAGGTTCGAGTACCTCAATGATCTCTTTTTCAATGTAATCAAGTTTTCCATTGAAATGGTTATTAAGCTCGACAATAGATGAATCATTAAAGTAAAGTCTCACGGTTATGTTTTCGGCAAAGATTTGGTCTAATAGGGTCACTTTATCTCTTGTTTGGTATAAAAATGTGTCATAAGACGCATAAGATATCGTTATTTCATAGACTTGCCTTTGGTGTTTAATTGCGATTTGTCCAAACGATAAGGCGTTTGTTACGGCGTTAGTATAAGCCCTTACTAACCCGCCGGCACCTAATTTAATCCCGCCAAAATACCTTGTAACAATCACAAGGACATCGGTTAAATCGTGATGTTTTAAAACCTCTAACATGGGAATGCCCGCGGTTTTTTGAGGTTCTCCGTCATCGGATGCTTTCATTAGTCGCTTTCTATCATAAATATAAGCATAGCAATTATGATTTGCCTCACGATGCTTTTTACGAGTCGATGCGAGGATTGCCTCAATTTCTTCTAATGAGTTTACTGGATGTAATTGACAAATAAATCTCGATTTATCAATCACAATTTCTTTTTCAATTGAATCTAATAAATAGTACATAGTATCACCAAACGTATTATAACATAGAATAGGAACATGTTTATGAAGACAAAATTTAGACATAAAGTCGTTTTTAAACTCTTAACACCGATAGTGGCACTTATTTTCCGTATTAAATATCGGTTTTATGGCGTAAAATTTAAATCAAATGAAGTCAAAGGGCCATATTTGATTTTTGGTAATCACACACAAGCACTTGACCCATTATTCTTAGCAACCAGTTTTAATGAACCAATCTATTTCGTGGCAAGTGATATGATTTTTACAAAACCAATCTTATCGAAAATCATGTCTTACCTGGTTTCTCCAATCCCAAAAGCAAAATACAGAGCAGATAGTGACACGGTAAAGAACATCATTAAAATTGCGAAATCAGGGGGATCCATTGGGTTGTTTCCAGAAGGGAACACCACCTTTTTTGGTGATTTAATGGAGGTGCCTTATTCGACGGCTAAATTAGTTAAACACTTGAAATTACCCGTTCTTTTTTATCACATTGAAGGTGGTTATCTAACCAAACCGAGATGGGCCAAAGAAAAAAGAAAAGGTAAAATGCGAGGTATGGTGACTAAAGTATGGCAGAAAGAAGAATATGAATCACTTTCTCTTGATGAAATCTACAAGCAATTAGTTTCATATCTTCGCTTTAATGATTACCTTTCAAACGAAACAAAAAAACAAACGTTTAAATCTAAGAATAAAGCGCACTACATTGAAACTGCCTTTTTTGTTTCACCTGAAACAAGAGCATTTAATACCATTTATTCCGATAAAAATGATGTGTTTGATCGCTCATCGGATCTTCATCTAAGAATTGATTCTTATGGTAAGTTTCACCGATTGGGTGAGACAGTCCAAATAGAAGATACCATTGCATGGCATAAAATACAAATAGAAGAAGTTAATAAAGTCATTGAGTCTAGAGAAATCAAGTTAATCATGGAAGAAGAACTTGAAATGAACCTATTAACAAAAAAGAAAACAACGGCCCTAGGGAAAGTCAAGCTCCTTCTTTATACCAATCGTGTTGAAATAAAAAGAGAATCTGGCGTTGAAGTAATCGACTTTAAGGACATCAGTTGTCACGTTCAATACACAAACACGCTAATCATTCATAGCTTTTTAACGGGTGTGACCTATCACTTTACACCGACGCCTCGATTTAACGCATATAAGTATGTCATATTTTCAAAAATTTATCAGAAGAAGGTGTTAAATAATGATAACGAATTATGAGTCTGGCATTGTTTGGATTGGTGTCGTATTTGTTTTTATTCTTGCTGCATTATTACTTGCAGGCAATGTGATTAGACGAAAAGTCAGTTTTTTTAGAAAATCACTTCTACCAACAGCGGTTATTGCTGGGATACTTGGGTTATTATTAAAAGAGTTTTTATTTAGACCTTTGGCAACAAATGGCATATTAGTTACGCTAGAAGAAATTGAATCGTTCAATAAATTTTTAAATGTGATTACTTACCATGCACTCGCTTTAGGTTTTATTGCAATGGGACTTAAAGTCAATGAAAAGTTAGAGATTAAGACCAATCGCTCACATAGTTATTACAATGGGCTATTGATTGTAGCAAGCTATATCTTACAAGGTTTAATTGGGATTGGATTAACGTTTATTTTTGCTTACACACTATTTCCGCAATTTAAAACAGGACCAGGACTTGCTACTGGGTTATTATTGCCATTTGGTTTTGGTCAAGGACCAGGACAAGCAAATAACTTCGGGATTATCTATGAACAAGCGGGTTTCATAGGTGGGCAGTCCTATGGGCTTGCGATTGCATCCATGGGGTTTATCTGGGCAGCGGTTGGGGGCGTATTCTACCTAAATCGTCATTATAAAAAGCCAGATAATCAAGGCAGTATACTCACTGAGTTGACCTCAGTTCAAGAAATTGAAACACCAGACGAGATCCCTGTGGCAGAATCGATCGATAAGTTCACGATTCAAATCTCGTTAGTTCTGATGGTTTATGGTGCAACGCTGTTTGCGATGTTTATAACTTCTAAAGCAGTTAGCTTGATTCCTGGGCTAGGAGGTACAATAAACTCACTGGTTTGGGGGTTTAACTTCATCTTCGGTATGATTTTGGCGATTGTATTTAAACGCATTTTCCTGCTTTTTAGAAAGACAGGTTTAATGACTAGACAATACCCAAATAATTTCATGTTAAACCGGATTAGTGGAATTGTGTTTGATTTTATGGTTGTATCAAGTATTACAGCGATTAACGTTGAAGATTTAACCGATAAATGGATTCCATTTATTGTTGTCACTATGTTTGGTGGGATTGGTACGATGATTTACCTTCATTTCTTAACGAAGCGAATCTACAAGGAATACCCGATTGAAGGCTTTGCGGGTATGTTTGGTATGTTAACAGGGACTGCATCAACTGGTGTGGCTTTACTAAGAGAAGTTGACCCGAATTTTAAAACACCTGCGGCAACCGATTTAGTGACTGGGTCAACAACCGCCGTGTTATTTGGATTACCAATTTTGCTAATTGCAGGATTTGCACCAACCTCTATCACAAATGCCGTCATTTCTTTTGTTGTATTAATTGCCCTATTTCTATTATTTACGACAATCTTACTAAAAACGCATAAAAAGGATTAAAGCGTTCACATTCTTTAGAAACTTAAATTGGCTTTACTTTTTAACTACGATTTGATAAAATGAACATGATATCTCCGAACTTCATTTTTACAAGATGGGGGAACCAATTTTTTGGGGTGAATCTTCTTAACTGAAGAAGGGCGATTTGGGCGCCCTAATCCGTCAGCTAACCTCACAGGAGTACACCAAAGCGTATGACATTAGTTATGCGCTTTTCGTATTTATTTTTATAAATATAAAAGCATCAACTATTGTCGTTAATCATTAATGACAAGGAGAGAGAAGAATGGAAGTATTATTGAAACTGGCAATTGTTGTCGTAGTAGGCATGATTGGCGGTAAAATCGCAACAAAGTTTAAATTACCAAGTGTGTCAGGTTACTTAGTTGCAGGGTTATTTTTAGGGCCATCATTTTTTGATTTGGTGACCAAAACAGACAGTGTGAATTTTGAAATTATTAGTGAACTTGCTTTATCATTTATTGCCTTCTCAATTGGCAGTGAGTTTGTGTATAGTGAGATTAAAAAAATGGGAAAAAACGTGGTAGTCATTACTTTACTTGAAGTTATTGGGGCGATCGGTGTTGTTTTTTCTGTGATGTACTTTGTTTTTAATCAAGACTTTGCTTTATCAATTGTGATTGCCTCTATGTCTGCAGCGACAGCGCCAGCGGCTACTTTAATGGTAATGAAGCAATACCGTGCTCATGGACCAGTAACTAAAACATTGTTACCGGTTGTTGCATTAGATGATGTGTTTGGTATTATTGCTTTTGGTATTGCGTTAGCGGTTGCTAAAATGTCATTAAATACCTCAGGTTCATCCGGTGTAATGATGTTTTTTGAGCCAGTGATTGAAATTGTCGGTTCAATCGGTTTAGGGGTTTTGATTGGAGTGGTTCTTGCAGTTGTTGCTAAGAAACAACAAACCAAAGATGACCTTCAAATTGTATCAATTACAGCAATCGCACTAGCCACAGGACTTTCAAATTGGCTTGGACTATCGTCACTACTCACAAACATTGTGGTAGGTACTGTTTTAGTTAACTTGTTAAAACATTCAGGAAGAGTGTTTGGGTCAGTCAATGATTTTGTACCAATATTTTATGTCTTATTCTTTACGCTTGCAGGTGCAAGTTTGGATTTAAGTATCCTCGTATCGGTAGGGTCTATGGGTATCGCCTACATCTTTGCAAGAGGTATTGGTAAATACTTAGGCGCATTTATGGGTGCCTCAATCGTAAAAGCACCAGATACCGTAAGGAAATATTTAGGGTTTGCACTCTTACCTCAAGGTGGTATTTCGATTGGTTTATCCGTCATTGTAAGGCAACAATTACCGCAGTACGCAACCATGATTACGACAATCATCATGTTTAGCGTTTTAGTCTATGAAACCTCAGGTCCTATTTTTGCAAAAATTGCGATTTCAAAAGCAAAAGAAATTAATGGACTTGATCGAATGGTTGATGAAAGTTTAAGTGAACCAATCATTAAACAAGAATTTGTAATGGAGTAGAAAACTATGAAAAACGCATTAGTCATCGTCTTAAATGACGTGAAATATTTAGATGATATCCTCTCGTCATTCATTGAATTAGGTGTCGGTGGGGCAACAATCATTGATTCACAAGGGATGGCAAGTGCCATCGTGAATGGCAAAGCTCAAAATGTGCCACTCTTTGGTTCGCTAAAGAAATTATTAGAGGGTTCACATCCCTATAATAAGACGTTGTTTGCCGTAATTGAAGGCACAGAGCTATTAGAAAAAACAATTAAAGAAATTCAAGAAATCCTTTTTGATCACAAAGGTCCAGGCGCAGGATTCATGTTTACGATACCTGTGGGTAATATCATGAAGTTAGGAAATAATTAAACCAAAGAAAAGGAATAATGCGTTAAACGTGTTATTTCTTTTTATATGTTAAGCAAAGAACGCAAATATTTTTGACTTTTTAACCAAAAAGTGATATAATTTCTCTCAAAGAAATGAGGAAGAATATATATTATGGAACTCCCGCTGATAATCTTATTATTGGTTGTATTAACGTTCACAAACGCTTTTTTTGCTGCATCAATGACAGCAATCGAGTTTGCGAATAAAAACAAATTAAAGCTGTTGGTTTCTGAAGGTCAAAAAAATGCAAGTGACGTACTAAAATATCAAAACGAAACGTCCGATTTTTTACCTACGATCCAATTTGGTATCATTCTAAGTGGCTTTTTCTCAAGTGCCGTTGCTGCTCGTTATCTGGTTGATGACATTAGTAAAGAGTTAGCAAACGTGGATTTTATTGCACACTCAATCAGCAGTGCACTTGCGTTTGTGATTGTGACATTTGTGCTTTCATTCTTTACCGTCGTCTTTGGCGTGTTAGTCCCAAGACGCATTGGGTTGAAGCACTCAGAAAAAATTGCCTTTGGTACCATTGGCGTCGTTAAGTTTTTCATGGTGTTCTTTAAGCCATCGGTTAAACTTTTAAGGATGACAACAAATTTAGTGTTAAGGCTTTTTAAGATTAACCCAAATGAAGAGATTGAAAAAGTTTCTGAAGAAGAAATTATCTCAATGATAGAATCTGGTACGGAACATGG containing:
- a CDS encoding cation:proton antiporter; translation: MEVLLKLAIVVVVGMIGGKIATKFKLPSVSGYLVAGLFLGPSFFDLVTKTDSVNFEIISELALSFIAFSIGSEFVYSEIKKMGKNVVVITLLEVIGAIGVVFSVMYFVFNQDFALSIVIASMSAATAPAATLMVMKQYRAHGPVTKTLLPVVALDDVFGIIAFGIALAVAKMSLNTSGSSGVMMFFEPVIEIVGSIGLGVLIGVVLAVVAKKQQTKDDLQIVSITAIALATGLSNWLGLSSLLTNIVVGTVLVNLLKHSGRVFGSVNDFVPIFYVLFFTLAGASLDLSILVSVGSMGIAYIFARGIGKYLGAFMGASIVKAPDTVRKYLGFALLPQGGISIGLSVIVRQQLPQYATMITTIIMFSVLVYETSGPIFAKIAISKAKEINGLDRMVDESLSEPIIKQEFVME
- a CDS encoding lysophospholipid acyltransferase family protein — its product is MKTKFRHKVVFKLLTPIVALIFRIKYRFYGVKFKSNEVKGPYLIFGNHTQALDPLFLATSFNEPIYFVASDMIFTKPILSKIMSYLVSPIPKAKYRADSDTVKNIIKIAKSGGSIGLFPEGNTTFFGDLMEVPYSTAKLVKHLKLPVLFYHIEGGYLTKPRWAKEKRKGKMRGMVTKVWQKEEYESLSLDEIYKQLVSYLRFNDYLSNETKKQTFKSKNKAHYIETAFFVSPETRAFNTIYSDKNDVFDRSSDLHLRIDSYGKFHRLGETVQIEDTIAWHKIQIEEVNKVIESREIKLIMEEELEMNLLTKKKTTALGKVKLLLYTNRVEIKRESGVEVIDFKDISCHVQYTNTLIIHSFLTGVTYHFTPTPRFNAYKYVIFSKIYQKKVLNNDNEL
- a CDS encoding DUF1146 family protein; translation: MDSVVYLTALVASAYWIIHILNASHLEKLFKPNHIWQIRSSYVVIALGFGHLLAQMVVQIFNLF
- a CDS encoding Na+/glutamate symporter: MITNYESGIVWIGVVFVFILAALLLAGNVIRRKVSFFRKSLLPTAVIAGILGLLLKEFLFRPLATNGILVTLEEIESFNKFLNVITYHALALGFIAMGLKVNEKLEIKTNRSHSYYNGLLIVASYILQGLIGIGLTFIFAYTLFPQFKTGPGLATGLLLPFGFGQGPGQANNFGIIYEQAGFIGGQSYGLAIASMGFIWAAVGGVFYLNRHYKKPDNQGSILTELTSVQEIETPDEIPVAESIDKFTIQISLVLMVYGATLFAMFITSKAVSLIPGLGGTINSLVWGFNFIFGMILAIVFKRIFLLFRKTGLMTRQYPNNFMLNRISGIVFDFMVVSSITAINVEDLTDKWIPFIVVTMFGGIGTMIYLHFLTKRIYKEYPIEGFAGMFGMLTGTASTGVALLREVDPNFKTPAATDLVTGSTTAVLFGLPILLIAGFAPTSITNAVISFVVLIALFLLFTTILLKTHKKD
- a CDS encoding YigZ family protein; the protein is MYYLLDSIEKEIVIDKSRFICQLHPVNSLEEIEAILASTRKKHREANHNCYAYIYDRKRLMKASDDGEPQKTAGIPMLEVLKHHDLTDVLVIVTRYFGGIKLGAGGLVRAYTNAVTNALSFGQIAIKHQRQVYEITISYASYDTFLYQTRDKVTLLDQIFAENITVRLYFNDSSIVELNNHFNGKLDYIEKEIIEVLEPLK